The sequence TCTTGTAGTCTCAAATTCGCTGGAAATATGTTTTTCAAGGACTTCCTCGATAGACTTGAGTACTTCCGGATTCGGTTTGTCCATAGTGGCAATCCGAAAAGCGATATCGGACTGGATATCTTCAGGCAACTTCGAGAGGACCTGGCCTGACAGCGCTGGATCGAGGTTGGCCAGAACCAGTGATATGGTCTGTCGATGTTCGTTCTTCAGGAAGTTCGCGATAGTCAGAGGCTCCACTTTCCTTAGCATCTCGAAGGAGGACCCATCTCCGAGACCCATCACCCGGTTCAGCATCCTTTCTGTTTTTGTGTCTCCGAGTGCCTTTCTGAGAACATTCTCGGCAAAGTTAAATCCACCCTGGGAAATGTAACCCTGAAGCCTCATAGTCTCATAGAATTGTTCCAGTACACCCTGTTTTTCTTCCGCCTTTACTGTCCCGGTCTTCGTGATCTCCGCGCTCAGGACTTCGATCTCCTTGTCCGGCAGTTTTTTGAATACTTTGCTCGAAACATCCTCTCCCAGAGAGATCATAAGTATGGCGGCCTTCCTTACACCACCTGTATTCTCGATCGACTTGGCATTCGCTTGCATACTCATCGTTCCGATTATCCCTTTCTAGTCTTCGGCCATCCATGTCTGAACCAGTTTCGCTACCTGATCCGGATCGTTTCGTGAAATTTCCCTCGTTCTCTCCTCAAGAGAGAGTTCATTAGAGAGGGGTGCAATGTTGGCTCCCGAAGCTCCGCCTGATCCTCTCAGGACATTCGCCGGTGAAAAGGCCCGGAATCCCCCCCCCCCGGCAAACATACTTCCGACATGTTTCCGGAAAAGAAGGAACAACAGGACGAGGATCGCGATCGTCACGACCTTCCCTATTATCCCGGGTAGCCATTCCATGATCGGAGTATCAAGAGAGGTATCGAGTAGATCGAGGCTTTGAAACTGGAAATTGACTACATTGATCACATCGTTCCTGCCTGGATCGAACCCGACCGCGTTCTTTATGATCCCTTCCAGCTCTGTCAATTCCTGACCAGTCAGCGGCTTGTACTGACGAGTACCATCCTCAGCCGTCTCATAATGGCCATCCAGAGAAGCGGCGATCGTCAATTGCTTGATACCGCCACCACCCTCGACTATCGTCTCGATCGTCCTGTTTATATCGTAATTCGTCTGCACGCTTTCGCTGTTCGAGCCTTCCTGGGTATTGCTCTCCTCAGAGGTCACTTCGCTCCTCACAACGGACTGTGGATCGAAGACTTCACGTGTCGTCTCCACCGCCCTGAAATCCACGTCAGCGTTGACCTGAACGACGGCACGCCCAGCGCCAAGTACGGCCTCAAGCATCTGTTGAGCCTTCCCTGACAGGTATTGCTCAAGTGTACGCTGGATCTCGATCTGCGCGTTGAGCAGACCGACTCCTTCATCACCGGAATTGCTTGTAAGAGGTCTTCCTGTCTGGTCGATGATGGAGACCTTTCCCGTCTCGAGACCTTCGACACTATTGGATATAATATTGGTTATCCCGACGATCTGGTCCTTGCTGAGTACCTGTCCTCTCTTGAGCTTTACGATAACAGACGCGGTCGCTTCCTGGCCCTGCCCCTTGAATATGGATTGCTTGGGAAATACCAGATGGACACGGGCCTTCTCGACCACGGTAAGCCCGCTGATAGTCCGTGCCAATTCACCTTCCATCGCTCTCTTGTAATTGACGTTCTGTACGAAATCGGTGACGCTGAAATCCTGATCATCGAAGATCTTGTATGTAGTCTGTCCACCCTGCATGACACCGGAAGAAGCCAGGTTCACTCTGAGTTCGGCTACCCTTTCTGATGTGACAAGGACCGTGGTGCCTCCCCTTGTCACCTTGTACTCGACTCCAAGCTGTTCGAGTTCCTGTGTCACTTCTCCCGCACTCGACATGTCGAGGTCTGAGAACAGTACCGAGTAACTCGGTTTCCTTAACCAGGCTGTAAAGACTATCAGACTGATTATCACTGCAAGTATTATCCCCGAGAGTACGATCTTCTGGCTGAAGCTGAAGCTGTCCCATGCTCCCTGGAATCTTCCCAGTGTCTCATCCATTCCTGCCAAAACGTTCCCCCTGACCATTTTCTACGTTATCTTTACCATCCCCGTACAGAATACGGGCTGGAACTA is a genomic window of Candidatus Latescibacterota bacterium containing:
- the fliF gene encoding flagellar M-ring protein FliF, which translates into the protein MAGMDETLGRFQGAWDSFSFSQKIVLSGIILAVIISLIVFTAWLRKPSYSVLFSDLDMSSAGEVTQELEQLGVEYKVTRGGTTVLVTSERVAELRVNLASSGVMQGGQTTYKIFDDQDFSVTDFVQNVNYKRAMEGELARTISGLTVVEKARVHLVFPKQSIFKGQGQEATASVIVKLKRGQVLSKDQIVGITNIISNSVEGLETGKVSIIDQTGRPLTSNSGDEGVGLLNAQIEIQRTLEQYLSGKAQQMLEAVLGAGRAVVQVNADVDFRAVETTREVFDPQSVVRSEVTSEESNTQEGSNSESVQTNYDINRTIETIVEGGGGIKQLTIAASLDGHYETAEDGTRQYKPLTGQELTELEGIIKNAVGFDPGRNDVINVVNFQFQSLDLLDTSLDTPIMEWLPGIIGKVVTIAILVLLFLLFRKHVGSMFAGGGGFRAFSPANVLRGSGGASGANIAPLSNELSLEERTREISRNDPDQVAKLVQTWMAED
- the fliG gene encoding flagellar motor switch protein FliG codes for the protein MSMQANAKSIENTGGVRKAAILMISLGEDVSSKVFKKLPDKEIEVLSAEITKTGTVKAEEKQGVLEQFYETMRLQGYISQGGFNFAENVLRKALGDTKTERMLNRVMGLGDGSSFEMLRKVEPLTIANFLKNEHRQTISLVLANLDPALSGQVLSKLPEDIQSDIAFRIATMDKPNPEVLKSIEEVLEKHISSEFETTRGTVGGTKSVADALNEIDSELWMEILEGVEDIDPEVAQEIKNKMFVFKDIELLDNRSVQEVLKEVESKELAIALKAATDKIKEMIYSNMSKRAAEGLREEVEYLGPMRLVEVEAMQQRISDVVRRLEGEGRIVIAGRGGSTSVIVE